In Formosa haliotis, the sequence CTAGTGTGCACATGGAGATTACCAAAATAGACATCTTTTAAAGGATTTTGTGTTATTTGATCTTCGCTCTCGATGGCTTCAGTTGTGTTGATATTTTCGTCTTTTTGCTTGTCATGATTTTTACAATTCATGAACAATAATCCTAGACATATTAGGAATCCGAATTTTAATTTTAAAAAAATCATAGACTATAGTTATTAATTTATACGATTCTATTTGTTAGGTGCATACCAAATAGGCGATGTCCATCCGCGTTCTTGTATGGTAGCAGGAACATCTTCTAATAAAGGTAAGCCAGCTCTAACGGCATCATAAGTAGACCATCTTGGGGTAGGTATTTCTATAACACGAACATAGTAAACTGCATTTATGTCGGGATTGAATTTTGGATCTTCCCAAAAGCCCATAAGTTGTGGGCTACCTATGGTGTTGTTGTAAGTAGCGTTATTAACATCAACCGTATTTCCAACTTCAGGAAGCTTTCCATTGGCATCTGGTTGTCTGTTGTCCGACCAAACGACATCGTAAATCTCTTCTTTAGTATCTCCGTTTTCAATCCATCCTTTAATAATTTGAATACGATCTAGATTTGCACCATCAGGATCTTTTATTGCAAATACGGAAAATACTGGCGATTTACCGTTAGCACTGCTTAAAGTTTGTCCCATAGGAATTCCGGAAGTATATCCGTCTGCAACCAAAGCATCGTAATCTTTAAGATTAGTGTCTAAATTAAAGCCTCCAAAGAAACGTACTTTTAGTCGGGTACCGCTCGTACCAAAAGTTTCTTTATTTCGTAAGGCATCCCAAATATCTTCTCGGGTATTTTTAGGTGCCCAAACGCCGGTTAATGCACCCGGGTTTAAATCTTTTCCTTCAATCCATCCTCCAACAACACCGGTACGTCTTTCTTCAATAGTACCATCTGCTTCACCATGACTTCCAAGTTCGAAATTAGATTCGGTAACGTTTGATGGGGTTCCGTTATGACTGTCTGTTCCTCCTACAATTCCGTATTTATAAGGGTTCGTTCCTAATTTAGTTTCGTATTCTAAACCTTTAATCAAGCCATAACGCACATAGTTTTCTTTTAGAGCTTTACGGCCACTAAATTGTTGCATACTATTGGCGTTTTCGAAACCAGCAAATTCGTCGTTTGTCCAGAATTTAGCATGTACTTCAGAGTTTCCTTTTATCTGCATCATTTCAATAAGAGGTTCGAAATAATTACGTGTTTTTACATATTCTTTGTCTATCGGGTTTCCTTTAGAATCGTTAGGGTTAAACATCATGCCTTTACTAGCATTGGAGTTGTGCGGTATAGCAAAAACATGCATGCCTTGTTTTTCTAATCCAGCCATCCATTCCCATAGACCTTCCTCTCTATTAATGTCTACATTACCTACAGGAACCTCGGGAAGATTCATGTCTCTAAATAATACATTTCTATGTAAATTTCCTCCTGTTGGGGCTGCACTCCATTCAAACCCAGCTATAGTTGTAAAGGTGCCTGGGTTGTAATGCTCGTTTACGGCATCTATCATTACTTGCCAACCATTTTTTACAGCAGCTTCACCAGGATAGAAGTCAGTACGTTTTGGAATTGCAGATCTGTTGTTGTTTACCACATATTTAAAAAACCATTTTTCCTCCTCTTCAAAATTGGTGAGGCTACGGAGTTCTATTAGTTTTGGGTTGTTATGGCCTTCGGCATCTTCATGATAGTTAACATACATCTCACCAATATATTCGGCATGATCTGTAACTGCACAAAAATCTAATGGTTTACTAATGGTTACATTTTTACCGTTTACTTCTACGGTTTCCCCTTTAGCAAATCTATAAGCATCGGAAGGTTTTAAGCGGGTTCCACCCAAGTAAGCATCTAAGGAATATGAAGTGTGTACGTGGAGCTCTCCAAAAAAAGCTTCTTTATTTTTAAAAAAAGGAATATCGTTTTTAGGTGTGTTTTCACTTTGTTGCACTTCAGGTTCAATAGGCTCAGATGTTTTTTTATCATCCTTACAAGAGAGCACTGATAAAGCAATGCAAGTGGTTAAAATG encodes:
- a CDS encoding DUF3604 domain-containing protein; this translates as MRISILTTCIALSVLSCKDDKKTSEPIEPEVQQSENTPKNDIPFFKNKEAFFGELHVHTSYSLDAYLGGTRLKPSDAYRFAKGETVEVNGKNVTISKPLDFCAVTDHAEYIGEMYVNYHEDAEGHNNPKLIELRSLTNFEEEEKWFFKYVVNNNRSAIPKRTDFYPGEAAVKNGWQVMIDAVNEHYNPGTFTTIAGFEWSAAPTGGNLHRNVLFRDMNLPEVPVGNVDINREEGLWEWMAGLEKQGMHVFAIPHNSNASKGMMFNPNDSKGNPIDKEYVKTRNYFEPLIEMMQIKGNSEVHAKFWTNDEFAGFENANSMQQFSGRKALKENYVRYGLIKGLEYETKLGTNPYKYGIVGGTDSHNGTPSNVTESNFELGSHGEADGTIEERRTGVVGGWIEGKDLNPGALTGVWAPKNTREDIWDALRNKETFGTSGTRLKVRFFGGFNLDTNLKDYDALVADGYTSGIPMGQTLSSANGKSPVFSVFAIKDPDGANLDRIQIIKGWIENGDTKEEIYDVVWSDNRQPDANGKLPEVGNTVDVNNATYNNTIGSPQLMGFWEDPKFNPDINAVYYVRVIEIPTPRWSTYDAVRAGLPLLEDVPATIQERGWTSPIWYAPNK